A part of Ziziphus jujuba cultivar Dongzao chromosome 8, ASM3175591v1 genomic DNA contains:
- the LOC107412787 gene encoding ankyrin repeat-containing protein ITN1-like: MSALHIAAKKGHNAVIKALMESCPEVCELLDNNGQTALHIAVESRKEMAVKFFLKQAMAFQDLINLKDNKGNTALHVAATVGDFQILRILTKDSRIDKGATNKDKKTFVDIILSNKELEDTEILKIMLGLEIEVVLPPRSEQKVDTTKTNEAESKEKKKDEIQVEGNEESTRKQLKRMVMVSTGKKKPYKNEGGFGNMMNDFSNLNLLVATIIATATFAAAFAMPGGYNDQGLPVLHGSREFKKFLFYDQFAFVLSTTSLFLHFFLTLFGKIFAVTLFPVAWTAYLTMVSLFMMVFAFDQGIKTVIPRIQNHNIFKGDYYITGYGIPILLICFFNFVILPSLLLAKLYATARRLEPRNSVRSRFGLWS; encoded by the exons ATGTCTGCCCTTCACATTGCAGCAAAGAAAGGACATAATGCTGTCATTAAAGCGCTGATGGAAAGTTGCCCAGAAGTTTGTGAGTTGTTGGATAACAACGGTCAGACAGCTCTTCATATTGCGGTGGAAAGTAGAAAGGAAATGGCGGTGAAATTTTTCCTAAAACAGGCCATGGCATTTCAGGATCTTATAAACCTGAAAGATAATAAAGGAAATACAGCTTTGCATGTAGCCGCTACTGtaggagattttcaaattttaagaaTTCTTACAAAAGACTCAAGAATTGACAAAGGAGCCACAAACAAGGACAAAAAGACATTTGTTGACATAATCCTATCAAACAAAGAGCTAGAGGATACTGAAATT TTGAAGATCATGTTGGGTTTGGAGATAGAAGTTGTTTTACCACCACGTTCTGAACAGAAGGTggatacaacaaaaacaaatgaagcagagagtaaggaaaagaaaaaagatgaaataCAAGTTGAAGGAAACGAAGAAAGCACTAGGAAACAACTTAAAAGGATGGTAATGGTATCAACAGGCAAGAAGAAGCCATATAAAAATGAAGGAGGATTTGGAAATATGATGAACGATTTCTCCAACCTCAATTTACTGGTAGCAACAATCATAGCTACCGCCACTTTTGCGGCTGCTTTCGCAATGCCCGGTGGTTACAACGACCAAGGGCTACCAGTTCTCCATGGAAGTAGAGAATTCAAAAAGTTTCTATTTTATGATCAATTTGCATTTGTTCTATCTACTACGTCCTTGTTTCTCCACTTTTTTCTCACgctatttggaaaaatattcgCAGTCACTTTATTCCCAGTTGCTTGGACAGCATATCTTACGATGGTCTCACTTTTCATGATGGTTTTTGCCTTCGACCAAGGTATAAAGACAGTCATCCCCAGAATACAAAACCACAACATCTTCAAGGGAGACTATTATATTACTGGCTATGGTATTCCCATCTTGCTTATTTGCTtcttcaactttgttattttacCTTCTCTATTGCTGGCCAAGTTATACGCAACAGCTAGAAGACTTGAGCCTCGCAACAGCGTCAGAAGTCGTTTTGGACTCTGGAGTTGA